The Brachionichthys hirsutus isolate HB-005 chromosome 3, CSIRO-AGI_Bhir_v1, whole genome shotgun sequence genome has a window encoding:
- the galr1a gene encoding galanin receptor type 1, with translation MNLSEPVWLWDEASNLSRAKEEDQKLLFGIGTDNFITLLVFGLIFALGVLGNSMVITVLARSKPGKPRSTTNIFILNLSIADLSYLLSCVPFQSTIYMMPTWVLGAFICKFIHYFFTVSMLVSIFTLSAMSVDRYVAIVHSRKSSSIRVAKHALAGVLVIWMLSLAMAAPIMYYQNIFHRGENHTFCWEVWPDQSQKKIYVVCTFVFGYVLPLLLITFCYTKVLNHLHKKLRNMSKKSEASKKKTAQTVLVVVVVFCLSWLPHHIVHLWVEFGTFPLNQASFLLRVAAHCLAYSNSSVNPVIYAFLSENFRKAYKQVFKCQIATDGYPLNDIKEIRSKADAPPSTNCTNV, from the exons atgaaTCTATCGGAGCCCGTCTGGCTTTGGGACGAGGCGTCCAACCTCAGCAGAGCGAAAGAAGAAGACCAGAAACTTTTATTCGGCATCGGCACGGATAATTTCATCACGCTGCTGGTCTTCGGGCTCATCTTTGCGCTCGGCGTGCTCGGCAACTCCATGGTGATCACCGTGCTGGCGCGCAGCAAGCCGGGGAAGCCGAGGAGCACCACCAACATCTTCATCCTCAACCTGAGCATCGCGGACCTCTCCTACCTGCTCTCCTGCGTGCCCTTCCAGTCCACCATCTACATGATGCCGACGTGGGTCCTGGGCGCGTTCATCTGCAAATTCATCCACTATTTCTTCACCGTGTCCATGCTGGTGAGCATCTTCACGCTGTCCGCCATGTCCGTGGACCGATACGTCGCCATCGTGCATTCCAGAAAGTCCTCCTCCATCCGGGTGGCCAAACACGCGCTGGCCGGGGTGCTGGTGATCTGGATGCTCTCTCTGGCCATGGCTGCGCCCATCATGTACTACCAGAACATCTTCCACAGAGGAGAGAATCACACCTTCTGTTGGGAAGTGTGGCCGGATCAGAGCCAGAAGAAAATCTACGTGGTTTGCACGTTTGTTTTCGGCTACGTGCTGCCTCTTCTGCTGATTACCTTCTGTTATACAAAG GTTTTAAATCATTTGCACAAAAAACTAAGAAATATGTCCAAAAAGTCAGAGGCTTCAAAGAAAAAG ACTGCTCAGACCgtcctggtggtggtggtggtcttCTGCCTTTCCTGGCTCCCTCATCACATCGTCCACCTGTGGGTGGAGTTTGGGACCTTCCCGCTGAACCAGGCTTCCTTTTTGCTCCGGGTGGCTGCCCACTGCCTGGCGTACAGCAACTCATCCGTCAACCCGGTTATCTACGCCTTCCTGTCGGAGAACTTCAGGAAGGCGTACAAACAAGTGTTCAAATGTCAGATCGCAACCGACGGCTACCCGCTCAATGACATCAAGGAGATTCGCAGCAAAGCGGACGCGCCGCCCTCCACTAACTGCACCAACGTTTGA
- the LOC137915601 gene encoding myelin basic protein-like, whose amino-acid sequence MQQLARPAQLLASVLKGETLELSEVKLQQQKQLEEVRRVRLSDPHELHDCLMDSGMNPGLGEADANQNNGCISQKPAVTDSMGAEPWIPASTADPDATIPRPHLVRLFSRDAPGREDNTFKERPSESDELQTIQEHSGAASECGSESPEQDLE is encoded by the exons ATGCAGCAATTAGCCAGACCAGCTCAGTTATTAGCCTCTGTCCTAAAGGGAGAGACACTGGAGCTCAGTGAAGTAAAGCTTCAGCaacagaagcagctggaggaggtacGGCGTGTCCGTCTGTCCGATCCTCATGAGCTTCACGACTGTCTCATGGACTCCGGGATGAACCCAG GCCTCGGTGAGGCAGATGCGAACCAGAACAATGGCTGCATCTCCCAGAAGCCGGCGGTGACTGACTCCATGGGCGCTGAGCCTTGGATCCCTGCCAGCACAGCCGACCCTGACGCCACCATACCACGCCCCCACCTGGTCCGCCTCTTCTCCCGAGATGCCCCGGGCCGAGAAGACAACACCTTCAAAGAGCGACCCTCTGAATCGGACGAGCTGCAGACCATCCAGGAGCACAGCGGGGCAGCTTCAGAGTGCGGGTCGGAGAGCCCCGAACAGGACCTAGAATAG